The Ornithorhynchus anatinus isolate Pmale09 chromosome 1, mOrnAna1.pri.v4, whole genome shotgun sequence genome includes a window with the following:
- the EIF5 gene encoding eukaryotic translation initiation factor 5, with protein sequence MSVNVNRSVSDQFYRYKMPRLIAKVEGKGNGIKTVIVNMVDVAKALNRPPTYPTKYFGCELGAQTQFDVKNDRYIVNGSHEANKLQDMLDGFIKKFVLCPECENPETDLHVNPKKQTIGNSCKACGFRGMLDTNHKLCTFILKNPPENSDSGTGKKEKEKKNRKGKDKENGTVSSNETTPPPPNEINPPHVVEEDEDEDWGEETTEEAQRRRMDEISDHAKVLTLSDDLERTIEERVNILFDFVKKKKEEGAIDTSDKEIVAEAERLDVKVMGPLVLTEVLFNEKIREQIKKYRRHFLRFCHNNKKAQRYLLHGMECVVAMHQAQLITKIPHILKEMYDADLLEEEVIISWSEKASKKYVSKELAKEIRVKAEPFIKWLKEAEEESSGGEEDEDENIEVVYSKTASVPKVETVKSAGNKEDDIDIDAI encoded by the exons ATGTCTGTCAACGTCAACCGCAGTGTTTCGGATCAGTTCTATCGCTACAAAATGCCCCGTCTGATTGCGAAG GTTGAGGGCAAAGGAAATGGAATCAAGACAGTTATAGTCAACATGGTTGACGTTGCAAAGGCGCTTAATCGGCCTCCAACGT ATCCCACCAAATATTTTGGTTGTGAGCTGGGAGCACAGACCCAGTTTGATGTTAAGAATGACCGTTACATTGTCAATGGATCTCATGAGGCGAATAAGCTGCAAGACATGTTGGATGGGTTCATTAAAAAATTTGTTCTCTGTCCTGAGTGTGAGAATCCTGAAACTGATCTG CATGTCAACCCTAAGAAACAAACAATAGGTAACTCTTGCAAAGCCTGTGGCTTTCGAGGCATGCTTGACACAAACCATAAACTCTGCACTTTCATTCTCAAAAACCCACCTG AGAATAGTGACAGTGGtacagggaagaaagaaaaagaaaagaaaaaccgaAAGGGCAAGGACAAGGAAAATGGTACTGTGTCCAGCAATGAGacgacaccaccaccaccaaatgaGATTAATCCTCCCCATGTTGTG gaggaagatgaggatgaagattggggAGAAGAAACAACGGAAGAAGCTCAGAGACGCAGAATGGATGAAATCAGTGATCATGCAAAAGTCCTGACGCTTAGCGATGACCTGGAAAGGACGATTGAAGAGAGAGTCAATATATTATTTGACTTCGTTAAG aaaaagaaagaagaaggtgCTATTGACACTTCGGACAAAGAAATTGTTGCAGAAGCAGAGAGACTGGATGTAAAAGTTATGGGTCCTCTAGTTTTAACTGAAGTCCTATTCAATGAGAAGATCCGTGAACAAATTAAAAAATACCGACGCCATTTCCTCCGT TTTtgccacaacaacaaaaaagcccaGAGATACCTTCTCCACGGCATGGAGTGTGTTGTAGCCATGCATCAAGCTCAGCTTATCACCAAAATTCCACATATTTTAAAGGAAATGTATGATGCAGACCTTTTGGAAGAAGAGGTCATAATTAGCTGGTCAGAAAAG GCTTCGAAGAAATACGTCTCAAAAGAGCTTGCCAAAGAGATCCGTGTCAAAGCAGAGCCTTTTATTAAATGGCTGAAGGAAGCGGAGGAAGAATCATCTGGTggagaagaagatgaagatgaaAATATCGAG GTGGTGTACTCGAAGACGGCCAGCGTACCTAAAGTTGAAACTGTGAAGTCTGCAGGCAACAAGGAAGACGACATTGATATCGATGCCATTTAA